ATGACATCACTATTTTATACTAGATTTTACAACATATTTTTCTATAAAGTTGAGTAAATGGATTTTAAAGGAGCACTTTGTTGTAGTACCAGTGGCTTAATTTATCTGATGAATCAGCTATCAGACCTTACAGCTCTAGCAGAAATCCTGAGATGTTAACTCAAATGGGAAATAAAGTTTGATGGCTACTAGACAGAAAATCAGCGCTGCAAAAAATCATATGAGAAGAAGATGCCTCACGCAACCATTAAAGAACATGACATTCGTTGACACAAATTATCCACTTTGAAATCTTTATTCTTTCGAGACTTAAGAGCACACACTTAAGAACTACACCAACAAATGATGGCCTTCTTCTCCGCCCTAGTTGTAGGTTATTGAAGGCCCTCGTATTTCAATTAGAATTAATcttgagaaatcaaaaaagtaaaaaaaaaatgtaagacTGTAATTCATGAGAGAATAGCTTAATGGTAAAAACAtttaagtaataataatacaatttttattaACTCAGCTTCCctaattattatatatttttttttgggagggcAGGGAGGGGGAGGTTtggccatctagcggccaagTAAATTAGGCGGCCTTTGAGTTTGTACAAAGCAATCCAGAAACTGTTTTGAACGTTTGTTTATGAGAATCAGTCAGAAATCAGaattatttggtttttaaaagGATATAGATCATACTTTTAAAGTTCTTAATCAATTGAACATACAACAAAATTACTAgcctttcatcattttttgcgaAGGAGCAACTATCGTAATGGATATGAAAGATTGTAAATACGGGTCAACGTGTTTTCGGCGAAATAAACATCATTTCCTTGAGTTTTCTCACCCAATTAGTaagcaaatattttttaacaataGTTTTATACGAATTAATGTAATAATATAATTCATATtggaagttgaaaaaatagcATTACAAATAAACAATGGAGAAATCGAAGCTGTAATGTCTCAAGAATTAAAACCAAACCTTCTGGAGCAAGCACAACTTGTCGCTGTGCTCATGGAAAGTGGGGAATTAATTCTTGATGACAGAAGGAAGATGGAAATCTCTGGTGAAAAAACTGGAGTGAAGCGTAATGCCTCTGCAATGGCACAAAGTGACAATGAGGCAGAGATAGAAGAAAATAGCAgccaacagaaagaaaaaagaatcagttTAGTTCAATTCTGCAATAATCATAAAATTAAATGGATCATGAAATTTTCTCTGTTCCAGAAGCAACAGCTATTGATGAAAATATTCCTTCCCACGCTAAGATGACAGATGATGTTGGTTCCTCAACCAAAATGGTTGTCAATGAAAAACTTAACCCTTTACAAAAGATTGAAGCTTCTGCTCCTGTTTGCTATTTCCTTAGCTCTATAGAAAATGTACCTGAAACTTGGGACCAGTCTCTTACCTTAACATTTAGTGATTTGCTCCATCCTTCACTTGGTGTGTTGCAAGAATCAGTACAATTTAACTTCATGGTGGAGCTTGGTTGGCTACTTGCTCAGTATTGTCAGCATAAAGTCCAGTAATTACATATATACTTATTACTGCATATGTTTCATGAGTTTTGATCATTTTGTTTGTATTAAACAGAAGGAAGCCAATGCTCGTGATTTACGGAACTGAATCCGAAGAGCTAGCTGCCGCTCAAAGTCGAGTGCCAACGCTTCACACGATCAGAGTCAAACCTAAATATCCATTTGGTAGCCACCACACGTAagcattaaattttttagttgttaGACTATACGATTTTCATATTTACATTGTGTTTTCATTATCATTTCTGGAACTACCTGAAGGAAAATGTCCATGATGTCCTACGAAGACGGAAATTTGCGAATCGTTGTTCATACGGGTAACCTTATTGAATCTGATTGGGAAGACCGTACACAAGGTACGTACCACTACAATCCCTATTGGCAAACTatcgttttttaaacaataaatttgtgcaGGCCTTTGGATTAGTCCGTCTTGTCCACCTTTGTCATCAAAAGACAACGAGAAGATCGGAGATGGTGATTCTATAACTGGTTTCAAAAGGGATCTTGTTCGTTATTTAGAATCCTATTCACTTTCCGCTTTGAAGCCTTGGATAGAAAAAATTCGCCAGGCTGACATGTCTAGTATTAAGTAAATTTTGAGTTATAAGGTACCttgttttcaaactttttagcCAGACGCAAAATGTTTTGTGTACAGAGTTTGTTTTATCCCATCTTCGCCGGGATCTCATGCCATTCAATCAGAAGCCAATGAAAAAGTGCCGAAATGGGGACATCTTCACTTGTCTTGGCTATTGCAACAGCATGCTTCGTCTGAGGCAAATGAGACCATTATCATGCAATGTTCTTCGATTGGTTCGCTCGGTCCATCACCCAGCAGCTGGCTTGCAGGCGAGTTAGGTGTATCCATGGCTGCTGCTTCCGGTGTCACCAAACTCGGCCAGAAAAATGTCCAAGTAGTACGTATCCTCAGTTGCAAATGTCAGTTGATTAGTTTTTGTTTCATAACATTGTCTTAAACAGGTTTACCCGTGCTTCGAAGATGTCAAATCCAGTATTCACGGGTTACTTGGTGGAGGCTGTTTACCATACTCACATCAAGgccacaacaaacaaacatggtTCACAGGATTCCTCCAGTAAGAGATTATACCAATTGCATTTATCTGTTAACAAGAGATTGACAGTTTTCTTTTCACcttcttgaaattgtgttcCTCATGAAGTAAATGGCGTAGTGACAGCAGACTCCGAACAACGGTAAGCTCAATCGTTGGTTAAATGATGCAAACAATATTAAAAGATTATGTAACCATCCTCCTTACAGGCAATGCCTCACATTAAATCTTATGCTCGTGTCAGCAGTGATATGAGCAGAGCTTCTTTTTTCGTACTTACCAGTGCGAACGTTTCAAAAGTACTATTCATTTATTTCCTATTTTCAGCCTGAGTAAGCTTGTTCAAAAATCCCATTTTTTTAGGCCGCTTGGGGGATGAGGACCAGCAAGGATTCCAAATTGATGATTCAATCGTTTGAAGCTGGTGTCCTGTTCTTACCCAAATTTCTTGTAACATTAGTTTTTTAGGCTTCTCTGAATTTCTAGtaattgaaatattattttgttttcgtttagtTTGGTGAAACGACTTTCTTCGAACTCGGGAAGCAACTCTGTCTTCCATACGATTTACCGTTGACGAAATATGGTGTGGGTGACGAACCTTGGTTCATTGATAACCTGCGCTAAAATTCGTCGTTTACTacaataaaccttttttttactgtgatAAAAATACAATGatcgaaaattttaaaattgcaaCAAGttgttcaaaaaaataaactttgatTGAAACATGGAAAGATGGGATGTGTATtcattgcttgttttttatcgttttttcaaaatgatgttTTGGGACGTGGAAGTACGAAACAGAACGCCACATGAAAATGTTGGAGAAAATGTTAGATATTATAACCAGCTTCCTTGGTGAACATATTCGAGAGGAGATGGGGATTCCGATGTAAAAAGAACTCAGTTTAAGAGATGATCTTGTTTCACGCCTTTCAATCCAATCGATAATGAATGTACCAAAACAAACAGGTGTGAGAAGGGGAAAAGAGAAACCCCTTAACGAAAATGGGTGATGTTCACTTCGATTTGACGGAATGAAACGGCTGCTATTGCAAGAACTTTTCAAAATATAAGGGTAGGTAAGGGAGTAGTAGGAGCTGCGAGCGATTTTCTGTTGTGTGTCTTGTCTTCCTCGATATGTACACCAGTCAGCAGTTTTGGGGAGGAAGGAATGAGGATGATACGATgaagatgaaaataaaacaaacatgaaGATACTCTGGCGAACACATGTCTAactggagtaaaaaaaaaaaatacgaggGGGATTGAAAAGGAGCCGGGAGATTGAGGGAGGAAAAAACAGAGGTAAGTCAAACGAAGATGTTTACTCgtcatcatcgtcatcgtcttcatcatcatcttcttcggcTTCAcccttcaatttcttcttgtagGCGTTGTTTTCCTAAAAAACATAAAGGAGAAATGATTGcactgaaaaatttgaacttgtgtaattttgaaaatttaccctctcgTAGCGAGCTTTATCCTTTTCAGCCATGGCCTCGTACTTTGACTTTGTAGACTCATCAACCTCTCCCCACTGTCTGCCAAGATCTTTGGCGATATCTCCAACAGTGTATTCAGGGTGAGCAGCTTTTACATTGCCACGTTCATCATTGCAAAACCTAATGAAACAAGTCacatttagaaaaattcaCTGGGACATTAAACTACCAAAATACTCACCAAAAGAATGCTGAGAGTGAGCGCTTGGGAGCATTTGGGTCCTTGACTTGCTTGCGTTTACGGCCTCTACCAGCACCTTTGTCAGCAGGTTCATAGTGCCTCATTTCATCATCAAAGCGGACCTTGTCACGCTCAGCCATTTCCTGGaaccttttcttctccttatCACTCATTGTCTgcaaaaaagaaagcaaatgTTAAACTTGAAACATTTAAACTTTATATGTGGGTGACTGTACAACATACCTTCCATCGCTCAGCACACTTCTTGGAGAATTCAGAGAAGACAACATTCTCATCAGGGTGCTTTTTCTTGTGCTCTTCGCGGCACGTCTGGACGAAGAAAGCATAGGCCGTCATGCGGCCACGGGGTTTGTTAGCATCAGCCTTAGCACGTGGCATCTTTTGAAATCGTCGAAGTTTTCGAAAAATAAGACAGTTCAAAACTTGTTAaaccctaaaaaaaaaataataattaaaatcacATTTTTACACATCACACCACTAGCCCACTAACCGCatgaaataaacaagaaagaatATTAAACCGAACAAAAAACGTTTCACTAGAGAAAGAAATCGATCGCCATGACAGTTTGGCTTCCCTTTGtcgtcatttaaaaatttggcgCCACCTTCTACCGAAGCGCGTCTGCTCCCAGAGTTGACTTCTGCGCTACACAAAACTAGTAAAAACccttacttattttttaaaagaattacacAGAAATATATTTGCCATTAAAGACAACTATTCCAACCTTCAAACTAGTAAATTCTTAATTACAACCGTAGTTAGTTGAAAATGTCAAACTTTCTGGCCTAACAGATTCGTGATGGTGTCACACGAATTCAAATACCGGCATCGAAACCGTAATCACTTAAAAATTCATTCGCCTCTGCAAgcttgacaagaaaaaaaaatcaataccaTCTTCACTATCTTTTGTCTCATCCTATTCCCTGCCAGGAAATCAATGTTGGGAAATATTTTCTAACAGCTGGGAATATCTAATTAGATCTTGAGCATTTTTACGACTTTACCCATTTTTTAAGACCATCCCTCGTGATGACGAAATTCAAACGCATTAGATTTAATTAGAAGGCCAAAAAAATGTGACTGGAAAAATATAAACACTTAAAGTTTCATTCGGTCTTGGTTTAAATACCTGAAAACAGCACCTTTTTCTGTGAGTagtacacacagcacacaagaGATACACAGCGCAgtgaaaaagcaaaagaatcACAAATTTTTGGGCACTCTGTACTGTGTTAAAACTActatgggagagagagagaggcttgcTACTACCAAGCGCTGGGGACTCAGCTATGCTCAAAGTCGCGTGGGGAGAGGGTGGGAGGGGGAACGCCTCCCACTGAAGAGGGAGGGGAAGAGATCTATAAAGGAATACGGCCATAGCTATAGCCTAGCGGCAAGAGAGAGCTTGGGTTGGGAAAGCGACGCTCAAACATGGGAGAAAAAGCTGGTCGTTGTTACTACACAAGGCACACGGCCAAAACCTCGTACACTAAAGAAAATGGCCGACGAAGCCctttaaaaatgaatgaagTTGCTACTAGATGAAACAAGGTTAAATTCTGACTTGATGAAATCCACTGACAATATTTATTGGCTGCaggaaaaatttccaaagtGATATCTCTGACGTGGGCTTCGCTGCAAGGTTTTGCCGTTATGCATGACTGTGGCGTGCTAACATGGCGATGCCTTTAACGAAGGGATGTTGGGAACCTTGCAACCATGGCCAACAAGCGAGGAACCGAAGATAGTCTCAAAACTAAACTATATAAAAACGCACAAGAGTGCAAGACGAAAAAACGAGAAACATTTCGGTCGGATGTAAAGTTCGCTATTCTAGATTGTAGACTGGCCATCGATTTTCATCGAAATAACTGGAAAATGAGAGGGAAAATAGCAATGCGCTTCTCTTGGCGGCCATGGCCATAGCCAGACACAGGAGACAAACCCGATTTACTAAATACGTTTTTCTAGACAAAAACGATAGCCAGactgtgaaaaaatattgaaaacaatTGCAAAAATGTGTAGGCAACAAAACATTTCACATTACAAAATACTTAAGCAAAGGAAAATCGAGAGATAAATaagaataaatgaaatttccAAACATACCTTTAAGCCGTGAGTACAGTACAGACGAGGGGTATCTCAGAACACACAAAAGTCTGGACCCAAGAACAACGCGTATAAGACTCGGTCTGAGGGGGATATGGCAATGGCTGGGCTGGATCGACAGCCAATGAAAATcctcttttttgaattttcaattctGCCGCTCGGAGGAGGACTAATCGGCTTTCTTCTTACAACTACCGCCAAACGTTGGATGTTAACTGTGTTCTGATTGGACCGTAGACCTTTGGGGAAACCTTGAGGCAAGATTTTATATACCCCACcgttaacacacacacacacacgcaacgtTAACACAGAAATATAGGATGGGGAAATCTATATGCAAGCGGGCCCTATCTATCCTGAATCAAGGAGATGGTATAGTTAGAAATCGCCCAAGAAAACATCTGCTATCCGACctaatatatatattcttttaGTTAAGAAGCCATACATAATTATAGTTAACTTGACATTGAAATTTCAGTTTATTATAACTTATTTCTCGTGAAAAAAAGGTTATTTAGTACAAGTATGTAGAATAAAACCGGTTGGGCCCATTGACGTTATGGGCAACTATAGACTGGACTAAGCGTAACACTAAGCGTAACTTTCGATCGCACGCTATCTTTTAGTCGTGATCCCTACATTATTTTTAGCCATACATTTTACGTGAGAGTGATCAGAATTTGGAAATTGTGATTAAAGCGGttgtacttaaaaaaaaaatatggccgAATTTGAACAAGGAAAACTGAAAattgataagaaaataaacaaaagctgAAGCTTCAGTGGCCAGCCAAACGTAGCGCCACTTGCAATCCTTCCAGAAAAATGCTATGTGAAACTTGAAAGAGTCGTATCTAAAATAGCGATTGGGCTGAGCTAAAATCGATAAAGGAAGAGCCGGGTTTGCCTGCTTATTACGTAGCATCGGGACATAGAAACAAGGAGAAGCCTTTATTGTTTAGGATGGCCTGGCGTTTCTAAATAATGTGCCGGTCTGCTGTGGACCAGTTCATAATCTAGATTTGAAAGCACgtcactttttgatttttttttccctgtttGTCGGCCAtgttaaaatgtaaaatttttcgTTAGAATAAGGATTGCAGAGGACTCCATCTTTAACACGATAAGCTCATAATTATTAAggaatgtttgtttttattttattttttaggttAGAATCTTGGAAGAGGATAGCTTGTCCCTGCCATCTTGCGTCACTAACGTTCTTTATtgtttcaaatacatt
The sequence above is drawn from the Daphnia pulicaria isolate SC F1-1A chromosome 1, SC_F0-13Bv2, whole genome shotgun sequence genome and encodes:
- the LOC124346300 gene encoding probable tyrosyl-DNA phosphodiesterase — its product is MDMKDCKYGSTCFRRNKHHFLEFSHPIIEKIALQINNGEIEAVMSQELKPNLLEQAQLVAVLMESGELILDDRRKMEISGEKTGVKRNASAMAQSDNEAEIEENSSQQKEKRIKATAIDENIPSHAKMTDDVGSSTKMVVNEKLNPLQKIEASAPVCYFLSSIENVPETWDQSLTLTFSDLLHPSLGVLQESVQFNFMVELGWLLAQYCQHKVQRKPMLVIYGTESEELAAAQSRVPTLHTIRVKPKYPFGSHHTKMSMMSYEDGNLRIVVHTGNLIESDWEDRTQGLWISPSCPPLSSKDNEKIGDGDSITGFKRDLVRYLESYSLSALKPWIEKIRQADMSSIKVCFIPSSPGSHAIQSEANEKVPKWGHLHLSWLLQQHASSEANETIIMQCSSIGSLGPSPSSWLAGELGVSMAAASGVTKLGQKNVQVVYPCFEDVKSSIHGLLGGGCLPYSHQGHNKQTWFTGFLHKWRSDSRLRTTAMPHIKSYARVSSDMSRASFFVLTSANVSKAAWGMRTSKDSKLMIQSFEAGVLFLPKFLFGETTFFELGKQLCLPYDLPLTKYGVGDEPWFIDNLR
- the LOC124349368 gene encoding high mobility group protein DSP1-like encodes the protein MPRAKADANKPRGRMTAYAFFVQTCREEHKKKHPDENVVFSEFSKKCAERWKTMSDKEKKRFQEMAERDKVRFDDEMRHYEPADKGAGRGRKRKQVKDPNAPKRSLSAFFWFCNDERGNVKAAHPEYTVGDIAKDLGRQWGEVDESTKSKYEAMAEKDKARYERENNAYKKKLKGEAEEDDDEDDDDDDE